One stretch of Streptomyces sp. MMBL 11-1 DNA includes these proteins:
- a CDS encoding S28 family serine protease produces MRKSLTGVLSLAVLIGTVGVTGASAGAATAAEPAAKRSSGAAKGGEASNEDIKDRILAIPGMSLIEEKPYAGYRYFVLNYTQPVDHRRPSKGTFQQRLTLLHKDVSRPTVFFTSGYNVSTNPSRSEPTQIIDGNQVSLEYRYFTPSRPAPADWSKLDIWQAASDQHRVFTALKKIYDKKWLATGGSKGGMTATYFERFYPKDMDGVVAYVAPNDVVNNEDSAYDRFFRNVGTEECRDKLADVQREALIRRAPLQKKYKELAAAQGWTFNTVGSLDRAYEATVMDYGWAFWQYSLLADCADLPADAEDASDDVIWNSVDSISGFSAYVDQGLERYTPYYYQAGTQLGSPDIKQPWLSKLSRYGYQPPRNFVPRSIPMTFDRGAMRDIDRWVKRNARQMMYVNGENDPWSAEPFRLGRGAKDSYVYTVPGGNHGAKVSGLPAEEKAKATAAILRWAGVAPAAVEADPAKAKPLAKFDKKLDKRNGEIERDEATLRP; encoded by the coding sequence ATGCGCAAGTCACTCACAGGGGTTCTCTCGCTCGCCGTGCTCATAGGCACGGTAGGAGTCACGGGGGCCTCGGCCGGTGCGGCCACCGCCGCTGAGCCGGCCGCGAAGCGGAGCAGCGGCGCTGCCAAGGGCGGCGAAGCGAGCAACGAGGACATCAAGGACCGCATCCTGGCCATCCCGGGCATGAGTCTGATCGAGGAGAAGCCTTACGCTGGCTACCGCTACTTCGTCCTCAACTACACCCAGCCGGTCGACCACCGGCGCCCGTCCAAGGGCACGTTCCAGCAGCGTCTGACGCTGCTGCACAAGGACGTGAGCCGCCCGACGGTCTTCTTCACCAGCGGCTACAACGTCTCCACGAACCCCAGCCGCAGCGAGCCGACGCAGATCATCGACGGCAACCAGGTCTCCCTGGAGTACCGCTACTTCACCCCGTCCCGGCCGGCCCCGGCCGACTGGTCCAAGCTGGACATCTGGCAGGCCGCCAGCGACCAGCACCGGGTGTTCACGGCGCTGAAGAAGATCTACGACAAGAAGTGGCTGGCCACCGGCGGGTCCAAGGGCGGCATGACCGCCACGTACTTCGAGCGCTTCTACCCGAAGGACATGGACGGCGTCGTCGCCTACGTCGCGCCCAACGACGTGGTGAACAACGAGGACTCGGCGTACGACCGGTTCTTCCGCAACGTCGGCACCGAGGAGTGCCGCGACAAGCTGGCCGACGTGCAGCGCGAGGCGCTGATCCGCCGGGCCCCGCTCCAGAAGAAGTACAAGGAGCTGGCCGCGGCGCAGGGCTGGACCTTCAACACCGTCGGCTCCCTCGACCGGGCCTACGAGGCCACGGTCATGGACTACGGGTGGGCGTTCTGGCAGTACAGCCTGCTCGCCGACTGCGCGGACCTCCCGGCCGACGCCGAGGACGCCAGCGACGACGTCATCTGGAACTCGGTCGACTCCATCTCCGGCTTCTCCGCCTATGTCGACCAGGGCCTGGAGCGGTACACCCCGTACTACTACCAGGCGGGCACCCAGCTCGGGTCGCCGGACATCAAGCAGCCCTGGCTCAGCAAGCTGAGCCGCTACGGCTACCAGCCCCCGCGCAACTTCGTGCCCCGCTCCATCCCCATGACGTTCGACCGGGGCGCGATGCGGGACATCGACCGCTGGGTCAAGCGCAACGCCCGGCAGATGATGTACGTCAACGGGGAGAACGACCCGTGGAGCGCGGAGCCGTTCCGCCTCGGACGCGGCGCGAAGGACAGCTACGTCTACACCGTCCCCGGCGGCAACCACGGCGCGAAGGTCTCCGGCCTCCCCGCCGAGGAGAAGGCGAAGGCCACCGCCGCGATCCTGCGCTGGGCGGGCGTCGCCCCGGCGGCCGTCGAGGCCGACCCGGCGAAGGCGAAGCCGCTGGCGAAGTTCGACAAGAAGCTGGACAAGCGCAACGGCGAGATCGAGCGCGACGAGGCCACGCTGCGCCCGTAG
- a CDS encoding ABC transporter ATP-binding protein: protein MTGAEQQGWSRRLTGYAWRYRRNVVLALGSSLAGMAVMALVPLITKVIIDDVVTDHTRSLAVWTGLLIGAAVLVYIATYIRRYYGGRLALDVQHDLRTDMYTTITRLDGKRQDELSTGQVVGRATSDLQLIQGLLFMLPMTIGNVLLFLISLVIMAWLSLPLTLVALAVAPALWFIARRSRTRLFPATWYAQSQAAAVAGVVDGAVSGVRVVKGFGQEDQETGKLREVGRRLFAGRLRTIRLNSRYTPALQAVPALGQVAMLALGGWLAIRGEITLGTFVAFSTYLAQLVGPVRMLAMVLTVGQQARAGVERVLELIDTEPSMRDGTKELPADAPAGIEFDDVRFGYEEERPVLDGFSLTVEPGETVAVVGASGSGKSTVSLLLPRFYDVSHGAVLIGGHDVRELTQASLRSAIGLVPEDSFLFSDTIRANIAYGLPDATQEQIEQAARAAQADGFIAELPEGYDTTVGEHGLTLSGGQRQRVALARAILTDPRLLLLDDATSAVDARVEHEIHEALKQVMAGRTTLLIAHRRSTLQLADRIAVLDAGKLAAIGTHEELERTSALYRRLLTDPDELGGTSPGHRPERTEAALEDDRALQEELDAEFDAERGITPELWIRKEEEGDTTVAGMPATPELLAQVEALPPATDTPGVDEAAAVRAEDSYGLRRLLRGFGGVLLISLGLVAVDAGMGLLLPVLIRHGIDEGVSQVSTGAVWAASAIALVVVLVQWTAQTGEIRMTGRTGERILYSLRLKIFAQLQRLGLDYYERELTGRIMTRMTTDVDALATFLQTGLVTAFVSVVTFFGIMAALLVLDVQLALVVFATLPVLIIGTVFFRRSSVKAYELARTRISAVNADLQESVSGLRIVQAFGREHDGAVRFAEHSDHYRQARVRGQWLISVYFPFVQLLASVAAAAVIIVGAGRVDNGTLTVGALVAYLLYIELFFAPVQQLSQVFDGYQQATVSLGRIQELLREPTSTADPDEPLGVRSLRGEIAFEDVSFAYGSGEEALSGVDLRIPAGQTVAFVGETGAGKSTLVKLVARYYDPTVGRVTADGADLRTLDMTAYRHRLGVVPQEAYLFGGTVRDAIAYGLPDATDARVEAAARAVGAHEMIATLEDGYLHEVAERGRNLSAGQRQLIALARAELVDPDILLLDEATAALDLATEALVNQATDRLAGRRTTLVVAHRLTTAARADRVVVMDHGRVVEDGTHDELLARGGRYARLWRTFIGEGIGEDEPAGV from the coding sequence GTGACGGGCGCAGAGCAACAGGGGTGGAGCCGGCGGCTGACCGGGTACGCGTGGCGGTACCGGCGCAACGTCGTGCTCGCTCTCGGCTCGTCGCTCGCCGGTATGGCCGTCATGGCCCTCGTGCCGCTCATCACCAAGGTGATCATCGACGACGTGGTCACCGACCACACCCGCTCCCTCGCCGTCTGGACCGGACTGCTCATAGGCGCGGCCGTCCTCGTCTACATAGCCACCTACATCCGCAGGTACTACGGCGGCCGGCTCGCCCTGGACGTCCAGCACGACCTGCGTACGGACATGTACACGACGATCACCCGACTCGACGGGAAACGTCAGGACGAGCTGTCCACCGGGCAGGTCGTCGGCCGTGCCACCAGCGACCTCCAGCTGATCCAGGGGCTGCTGTTCATGCTCCCGATGACCATCGGGAACGTGCTGCTCTTCCTCATCTCCCTGGTCATCATGGCCTGGCTCTCGCTGCCCCTGACCCTCGTCGCCCTCGCCGTCGCCCCCGCCCTCTGGTTCATCGCCCGCCGCTCCCGCACCCGGCTCTTCCCCGCCACCTGGTACGCCCAGAGCCAGGCGGCCGCCGTCGCCGGAGTCGTCGACGGGGCCGTCTCCGGGGTCCGGGTCGTCAAGGGCTTCGGCCAGGAGGACCAGGAGACCGGCAAGCTCCGCGAGGTCGGACGCCGGCTGTTCGCCGGGCGGCTGCGCACCATCCGGCTGAACTCCCGCTACACCCCGGCCCTCCAGGCGGTGCCCGCGCTCGGCCAGGTCGCCATGCTCGCCCTCGGCGGCTGGCTCGCCATCCGGGGCGAGATCACCCTCGGCACCTTCGTCGCCTTCTCCACCTACCTCGCCCAGCTCGTCGGCCCGGTCCGGATGCTCGCCATGGTCCTCACCGTCGGCCAGCAGGCCCGGGCCGGCGTGGAGCGGGTCCTGGAACTCATCGACACCGAGCCCTCCATGCGGGACGGTACGAAGGAGCTGCCCGCCGACGCCCCGGCCGGCATCGAGTTCGACGACGTCCGCTTCGGTTACGAGGAGGAGCGCCCCGTCCTCGACGGCTTCTCGCTCACCGTCGAACCCGGTGAGACCGTCGCCGTCGTCGGCGCGTCCGGCAGCGGCAAGTCCACCGTCTCGCTCCTGCTGCCCCGCTTCTACGACGTGTCCCACGGGGCCGTCCTCATCGGCGGCCACGACGTCCGCGAGCTCACCCAGGCGTCCCTGCGCTCCGCGATCGGCCTCGTCCCCGAGGACAGCTTCCTGTTCTCCGACACCATCCGCGCCAACATCGCCTACGGCCTCCCCGACGCCACCCAGGAGCAGATCGAGCAGGCCGCCCGCGCCGCGCAGGCCGACGGGTTCATCGCCGAACTGCCCGAGGGGTACGACACCACCGTCGGCGAGCACGGGCTCACCCTCTCCGGCGGCCAGCGCCAGCGGGTCGCCCTCGCCCGGGCCATCCTCACCGACCCCCGGCTCCTCCTCCTCGACGACGCGACCTCCGCCGTCGACGCCCGCGTCGAGCACGAGATCCACGAGGCCCTCAAGCAGGTGATGGCGGGCCGCACGACCCTGCTCATCGCCCACCGCCGCTCCACCCTCCAGCTCGCCGACCGCATCGCCGTCCTGGACGCCGGGAAGCTCGCCGCGATCGGCACCCACGAGGAGCTGGAGCGCACCTCCGCGCTCTACCGCCGCCTCCTCACCGACCCCGACGAGCTGGGCGGCACCTCACCCGGCCACCGGCCGGAGCGCACCGAGGCCGCCCTCGAGGACGACCGTGCCCTCCAGGAGGAGCTGGACGCCGAGTTCGACGCGGAGCGCGGCATCACCCCCGAGCTGTGGATCCGCAAGGAGGAGGAGGGGGACACCACCGTCGCCGGTATGCCCGCGACGCCCGAGCTGCTCGCCCAGGTCGAGGCGCTGCCGCCCGCCACGGACACCCCCGGGGTGGACGAGGCCGCCGCCGTGCGCGCGGAGGACTCCTACGGGCTGCGCCGGCTGCTGCGCGGCTTCGGCGGGGTCCTGCTGATCAGCCTCGGGCTTGTCGCCGTCGACGCCGGAATGGGCCTGCTGCTGCCGGTCCTGATCCGGCACGGCATCGACGAGGGCGTCTCCCAGGTCTCCACCGGCGCGGTGTGGGCGGCCTCCGCGATCGCGCTGGTCGTCGTCCTCGTCCAATGGACGGCGCAGACCGGCGAGATCCGGATGACCGGCCGGACCGGCGAGCGGATCCTCTACTCGCTCCGCCTGAAGATCTTCGCCCAGCTCCAGCGGCTCGGCCTCGACTACTACGAGCGGGAACTGACCGGCCGGATCATGACCCGGATGACGACGGACGTGGACGCCCTCGCCACGTTCCTCCAGACCGGGCTGGTCACCGCGTTCGTCTCCGTGGTCACCTTCTTCGGCATCATGGCCGCGCTGCTCGTCCTGGACGTCCAGCTCGCCCTGGTCGTCTTCGCCACCCTGCCCGTGCTGATCATCGGCACCGTCTTCTTCCGGCGCAGCAGCGTCAAGGCGTACGAGCTGGCCCGGACCCGTATCAGCGCCGTCAACGCCGACCTCCAGGAGTCCGTCTCCGGCCTCCGCATCGTCCAGGCCTTCGGCCGCGAGCACGACGGGGCCGTCCGCTTCGCCGAGCACAGCGACCACTACCGCCAGGCCCGGGTGCGCGGCCAGTGGCTGATCTCCGTCTACTTCCCCTTCGTCCAGCTGCTGGCCTCCGTCGCCGCGGCTGCCGTGATCATCGTCGGCGCGGGACGCGTCGACAACGGCACGCTGACCGTCGGCGCCCTGGTCGCCTACCTCCTCTACATCGAGCTGTTCTTCGCCCCCGTCCAGCAGCTCTCCCAGGTCTTCGACGGCTACCAGCAGGCGACCGTCTCCCTCGGCCGCATCCAGGAACTGCTGCGCGAGCCCACCTCGACCGCCGACCCGGACGAGCCGCTCGGCGTGCGCTCGCTGCGGGGCGAGATCGCGTTCGAGGACGTCTCCTTCGCGTACGGCTCCGGCGAGGAGGCCCTGAGCGGTGTCGACCTGCGCATCCCGGCCGGCCAGACGGTGGCCTTCGTCGGGGAGACGGGGGCCGGGAAGTCGACCCTCGTGAAGCTCGTCGCCCGGTACTACGACCCCACGGTCGGCCGGGTCACCGCCGACGGAGCGGATCTGCGCACCCTCGACATGACCGCCTACCGGCACCGTCTCGGTGTCGTCCCGCAGGAGGCGTACCTCTTCGGCGGCACGGTCCGCGACGCCATCGCCTACGGGCTGCCCGACGCCACCGACGCCCGGGTGGAGGCCGCCGCCCGCGCGGTCGGCGCGCACGAGATGATCGCCACGCTGGAGGACGGTTATCTCCACGAGGTCGCCGAGCGCGGCCGTAACCTCTCCGCCGGACAGCGCCAGCTCATCGCCCTGGCCCGCGCCGAACTCGTCGACCCGGACATCCTGCTCCTGGACGAGGCCACCGCCGCCCTGGACCTGGCCACGGAGGCCCTGGTCAACCAGGCCACCGACCGCCTCGCCGGCCGCCGCACCACGCTGGTGGTGGCCCACCGGCTGACCACCGCCGCCCGCGCCGACCGTGTCGTGGTCATGGACCACGGGCGCGTCGTCGAGGACGGCACGCACGACGAGCTGCTCGCCCGGGGCGGGCGGTACGCCCGGCTCTGGCGCACCTTCATCGGCGAGGGCATAGGGGAGGACGAGCCGGCGGGCGTCTGA
- a CDS encoding glycoside hydrolase family 3 protein, translating into MPHRTSRRTLLTATAAATAAAATGALAVPSAASAPSTNANASSDRRLRRIIAGMSLEEKVGQLFVMRVYGHSATDPDQADIDANLKEIGVRTAAELISTYHVGGIIYFTWAHNTRDPQQIAELSNGLQRAALAGRSRLPLLVSTDQEHGIVCRVGEPATLLPGAMALGAGGSRSDTRRAAWIAGAELAALGINQNYAPDADVNVNPANPVIGVRSFGSDPDAVAALVAEQVKGYQGAGIASTAKHFPGHGDTSTDSHTGLPVINHTRAQWEELDAPPFRAAIRARIDSIMTAHIVVPALDPSEDPATLSRPILTGILREELGYDGVVVTDSLGMEGVRTKYGDDRVPVLALLAGVDQLLNPPNLSVAWNAVLDAVRGGEISEARVDESILRILRLKSRLGLFRDPFVSRRGVERTVGSRTHRAAADRIAERTTTLLADPGTLLPLTRRSHRDLLVVGADPASPSGTTGPPTSTLRDAFAELGFNARSLSTGTAPSQAKIAEAVAAAEGRDVVVVATYNVTATSSQRTLVTALVATGVPVVTVAVRNPYDVAHLTGTKVAASLAAYSWTDVELRAAARVIAGRAAPEGTLPVPVQRADDPTRVLYPVGHGLSYDRV; encoded by the coding sequence GTGCCCCACCGCACCTCAAGACGCACCCTCCTCACCGCCACCGCGGCCGCCACGGCGGCGGCGGCCACCGGCGCGCTCGCCGTCCCCTCCGCCGCATCCGCACCCTCCACGAACGCGAACGCCTCCAGCGACCGCCGGCTGCGACGGATCATCGCCGGGATGAGCCTGGAGGAGAAGGTCGGCCAGCTCTTCGTGATGCGGGTCTACGGGCATTCCGCCACCGACCCCGATCAGGCCGACATCGACGCGAACCTCAAGGAGATCGGGGTCCGCACCGCCGCCGAACTGATCTCCACGTACCACGTCGGCGGGATCATCTACTTCACCTGGGCGCACAACACCCGCGACCCGCAGCAGATCGCCGAACTCTCCAACGGCCTCCAGCGCGCGGCCCTCGCCGGGCGCTCCCGGCTGCCGCTGCTCGTCTCCACCGACCAGGAGCACGGCATCGTCTGCCGGGTCGGCGAACCCGCCACCCTGCTTCCGGGCGCGATGGCCCTGGGCGCGGGCGGCTCACGCTCCGACACCCGCCGGGCGGCCTGGATCGCGGGAGCCGAACTGGCCGCGCTCGGCATCAACCAGAACTACGCGCCGGACGCCGACGTCAACGTCAACCCGGCCAACCCGGTCATCGGCGTACGCTCCTTCGGCTCCGACCCCGACGCGGTGGCCGCCCTGGTCGCGGAGCAGGTGAAGGGCTACCAGGGCGCGGGCATCGCGTCGACCGCCAAGCACTTCCCCGGCCACGGCGACACCAGCACCGACAGCCACACCGGGCTGCCCGTCATCAACCACACCCGCGCGCAGTGGGAGGAGCTGGACGCCCCGCCGTTCCGCGCCGCGATCCGGGCCCGTATCGACTCGATCATGACCGCGCACATCGTGGTCCCCGCCCTCGACCCGTCCGAGGACCCGGCCACGCTCTCCCGGCCGATCCTCACCGGCATCCTCCGCGAGGAGCTGGGCTACGACGGGGTGGTGGTCACCGACTCGCTCGGCATGGAGGGGGTGCGCACGAAGTACGGCGACGACCGCGTGCCGGTCCTCGCGCTGCTGGCGGGCGTGGACCAGCTGCTGAACCCGCCGAACCTCTCCGTCGCCTGGAACGCCGTGCTGGATGCGGTGCGGGGCGGCGAGATCAGCGAGGCGCGCGTCGATGAATCGATCCTGCGGATCCTGCGGCTGAAGAGCCGGCTGGGCCTGTTCCGGGACCCGTTCGTCAGCCGGCGGGGCGTCGAGCGCACGGTCGGCAGCCGCACCCACCGGGCCGCCGCCGACCGGATCGCCGAGCGCACGACGACCCTTCTCGCCGACCCGGGCACGCTGCTGCCGCTCACCCGCCGCAGCCACCGCGACCTGCTGGTGGTGGGAGCCGATCCGGCCTCCCCCTCCGGGACGACGGGCCCGCCGACCAGCACGCTGAGGGACGCCTTCGCCGAACTGGGCTTCAACGCGCGGTCGTTGTCCACCGGTACGGCTCCGAGCCAGGCGAAGATCGCCGAGGCGGTCGCCGCCGCCGAGGGCCGGGACGTGGTGGTCGTGGCGACGTACAACGTCACGGCGACCAGCTCGCAGCGCACCCTGGTCACGGCCCTCGTCGCGACCGGCGTCCCGGTGGTCACCGTCGCCGTCCGCAACCCCTACGACGTCGCCCACCTCACCGGGACCAAAGTCGCCGCGAGCCTCGCCGCGTACTCCTGGACCGACGTCGAACTGCGCGCCGCCGCCCGGGTGATCGCGGGCCGGGCCGCCCCGGAGGGCACCCTCCCGGTCCCGGTGCAGCGCGCGGACGATCCGACGCGGGTGCTGTATCCGGTGGGCCACGGGCTGTCCTACGACAGGGTGTAG
- a CDS encoding thiamine pyrophosphate-binding protein has translation MSHDHDDRPRLTAAQAAAVLNPPAGRNGGDLVVESLQGLGATTVFGLPGQHALGVFDALRRSSLRYVGLRVENNAGFAADAYGRITGEVAPLLLSTGPGALTSLAALQEAAAASAPVLAISSQIPTAGLGGGRHGFLHELRDQQASVRDLVKSVHTVRSASQIPSAIAAAWESALTAPHGPVWVEIPQDVLLAETSLPVVSAMDATPRELYPRPELTIAAAHLLADAERPVIIAGGGVVRSDASGKLLALAERIDAPVVTTFGGKGAFPWEHPLSLRSWLEDRHTTDFLEDADVLLVVGSGLGELSSNYHTFRPRGRVIQIEADAGKLESNHPALGIHSDAREALSDLLDAVEPREDAGAAERVRTVLEKVRARIDAQDLTLEQQVLAAVREALPDGAPSFWDMTILAYWAWSAFDARRPNTMHSAQGAGGLGYGFPAAIGAAVADPTKPVLAVSGDGGAMYSIAELATARQYDLPLTWLIVDDGGYGILREYMTGAFGEATATELSRPDFVALAESFGVPAVRTTPDSLAGDLSKALAAPGPSVVVLPALLRMFEPTHL, from the coding sequence GTGAGTCACGACCACGACGACCGGCCGCGGCTCACCGCCGCCCAGGCCGCCGCCGTACTGAACCCGCCGGCCGGCCGCAACGGCGGTGACCTGGTCGTCGAGTCCCTCCAGGGGCTCGGCGCGACCACCGTCTTCGGGCTGCCCGGCCAGCACGCGCTCGGCGTGTTCGACGCGCTGCGCCGCTCCTCCCTCCGTTACGTGGGACTCCGTGTCGAGAACAACGCGGGCTTCGCCGCCGACGCGTACGGCCGGATCACCGGCGAGGTCGCGCCCCTGCTGCTCTCCACCGGGCCCGGCGCGCTCACCTCGCTCGCCGCGCTCCAGGAGGCGGCCGCCGCCTCCGCGCCCGTCCTCGCGATCTCCAGCCAGATCCCCACGGCCGGGCTCGGCGGCGGCCGGCACGGCTTCCTCCACGAGCTGCGCGACCAGCAGGCCTCCGTCCGCGACCTCGTGAAGTCCGTCCACACCGTGCGGTCCGCCTCCCAGATCCCCTCCGCGATCGCCGCCGCCTGGGAGTCCGCGCTGACCGCCCCGCACGGGCCGGTCTGGGTGGAGATCCCGCAGGACGTGTTGCTCGCCGAGACCTCCCTGCCGGTCGTCAGCGCCATGGACGCCACCCCGCGCGAGCTGTATCCCCGGCCCGAGCTGACGATCGCCGCCGCGCACCTGCTGGCGGACGCCGAACGGCCGGTGATCATCGCAGGGGGCGGAGTCGTCCGCTCCGACGCCTCCGGCAAGCTCCTCGCGCTGGCCGAGAGGATCGACGCCCCCGTCGTCACCACCTTCGGCGGCAAGGGCGCGTTCCCCTGGGAGCACCCGCTGTCGCTGCGCTCCTGGCTGGAGGACCGGCACACGACCGACTTCCTGGAGGACGCGGACGTTCTCCTCGTCGTCGGTTCGGGGCTCGGCGAACTCTCCTCGAACTACCACACCTTCCGCCCGCGCGGCCGGGTGATCCAGATCGAGGCGGACGCCGGGAAGCTGGAGTCCAACCACCCCGCCCTCGGCATCCACTCCGACGCCCGCGAGGCCCTGTCCGACCTCCTGGACGCCGTCGAGCCCCGCGAGGACGCGGGAGCCGCCGAGCGCGTACGTACGGTGCTGGAGAAGGTACGGGCCCGGATCGACGCCCAGGACCTCACCCTGGAGCAGCAGGTCCTCGCCGCCGTCCGCGAGGCGCTGCCCGACGGCGCGCCCAGCTTCTGGGACATGACGATCCTGGCGTACTGGGCCTGGTCCGCGTTCGACGCGCGCCGCCCCAACACCATGCACTCCGCCCAGGGCGCGGGCGGCCTCGGCTACGGCTTCCCGGCGGCCATCGGCGCGGCCGTCGCCGACCCGACGAAGCCCGTACTCGCGGTCTCCGGTGACGGCGGCGCGATGTACTCCATCGCGGAACTGGCCACCGCCCGCCAGTACGACCTGCCGCTGACCTGGCTGATCGTCGACGACGGCGGCTACGGCATCCTGCGCGAGTACATGACGGGAGCCTTCGGCGAGGCCACCGCCACCGAGCTGTCCCGCCCGGACTTCGTCGCGCTCGCCGAGTCCTTCGGTGTCCCCGCCGTCCGCACGACACCGGACTCCCTCGCCGGGGACCTGAGTAAGGCGCTGGCGGCCCCGGGCCCCTCCGTCGTCGTGCTCCCGGCCCTGCTGCGGATGTTCGAGCCGACGCACCTGTGA